The Gopherus evgoodei ecotype Sinaloan lineage chromosome 4, rGopEvg1_v1.p, whole genome shotgun sequence nucleotide sequence tttagcatGATTCATGGCCATGGTaggagttgatttttttaattattttacccATGCAAATGCTGTTTGCATTCATATTTTAATCATTAAGGAAAATGTGAGCAAGgtcaaaaatgtgcatttttttaaaaattagaccaTGTTAAGTAATCAGGGGGGTGCCAGGGTTTTGGTTCAAAAGCTGCCAGTATCAAAGTATCTGATTCAGCGGTTCCCCATGCACTGGcttctctttgacttcagtgagagttctaCATATTTCGCAACAGCAGAACTGGGTTCAGGAGAAGTATTATAAACTCTCTGAGAAATAAACCTGCTTGGGCTCCAGCATAACTTTCTTTCAAAGTTTTGTGTGGTTGTAGGAAATGAGAGGGGCGGGAAAGGAGTtgggttttgttgtgttttgttttgtttttgttggtagGGGAAAAGAATTATCATTCCAAGAGTGAACATTTTCAAGTGTTGAACACAGTATAATTTCCAAACATGGCCATACGCTTAGGCCCCAATCCTTTATTGGGATCTGCTGACGTAGATCTCCATGCTCCTGCAGAGtccttattgacttcaatgagactcaACACAGTCCACATCATTTGATCCCAGTAGACATTTGGGGCCTTAATTTGTTATCATACAGTGTCTATACAGGACCtacatttttctattaaataattctggtttgcttttttttaaactgaatctTTTAAATGTGCTCAACCGAtaccttctctttttaaaataacttgtatGAAGTGTACTATATATTTATAAGACTTTTTAAGTTACTATATTTGGTTTGTGAATACATTTTGCATTCAAAAGCTTTCACTTTTCTATTCAAAATTTTTACTGTAGCTTGCCAGCTGTTCCTTTTTAGAGCTAATTTATTTACCTACGTTGGTGGTCTTTGGTTAAATTCTATAAGTCACACCGTgtttcttctgttttattttctagaGATATGAACCAAATTCTTGATGCATATGAAAATAAGAAGCACTTTTACCTTTATACAGGTAGAGGCCCCTCCTCAGAGGCAATGCATCTTGGTCATCTTATCCCATTTATTTTCACAAAGTAAGTAGCTTCTGCCTCTAAGTTGcaagtttattaaatatttggttcTCATCTGAAATATTGAACAGTATTTAGAGCTATAAAAACTGTACATCATACCCACTATCTATGTTACTTGAGTTGCGTataaaattaaatggaaatatCTTGTTAATTAAACTCTTATAGTGGCCTGGTTAAGCAAGTCTGTTGCTGTCCCTACACCAGTGTTACCTCTCCCACATGTCACACACACATTATTCTCCATTCTTCTTTTTCTTGTTAAATAGGTATCAAAGGCAAAAAGTACAGTATGGTCACTAGCATAGCAACAGAAACCtcgagcctgattctccactcccaTGGGTAACTGTTTACATCTGTAGCACATGCATGCAAAACACTTGTCCTGAGGCGAATGACTGGAGAACTCTGATTTGGTAGAATTTTCCATCCATTTTAGATTAGCATATgtacaaagcagtggagaatcaagcccccTTAACTTTATTACTGCCtgaattcatttaaatattttggctgtGCAACCCATTTCCTTTAAGTTGttctacaaaataaaatatttttatttctattaggTGGCTGCAAGAGATATTTAATGTTCCCTTGGTTATACAGTTGACGGATGATGAGAAATACCTGTGGAAAGATCTGACAATTGACAAAGCTTATGAGTATGCTATAGAAAATGCAAAGGACATCATAGCCTGTGGCTTTGACATCAATAAAACCTTTATCTTTTCTGATCTTGACTACTTGGGGTAAGGGTATAAGAGTTCATAAAACCTCATGATCAAAAGTTTTCAGATAATCTCTGTGATCTTGCAGCAGCCAGCAATATAAACACATTGACTAATGTATCTGGCTCTGAAACCTTCCAGGCAATTTTTGCACTACTTAACACAATACCTTATTGTCCATGTTTTTAATATATTCTTTGCAATGTATGAACATGTGTATGTATTTATAACaatataaaatatacataatattttatatatttaatataagtATGTAATAAAGAGAATATTATAAAAATAACTGAAAGTACATAGATGTCCTGGTAACATCAAGACTGAAGCTTCATTTGTTTAGGATGCTGTCAAAACCTCAGATGTCTTCATAGTTTCATGTCATAGCTTTTTGGGGCTGTGTTCTTTTTCTGTTAGGGATAAACAAGTTATTTTCATGTTGCTCTATGACTATAATAGAACTTAAATGGTTAACATTTTAACTTCCAGTAAGGGTGTGCTGCTAATACAAATCCACAAGATTCTTGCAGTTTAAAAAGAAGCAGCCATCATGGTTGCCTGCTTAGAAGGAAGAAACTCCCATAGAAGAGATTGAAACTGCATCTGAAAATTCCACCCATATCATACGTACAGACACTCATGTtgtacaaacatattggagcatattTGGAGACCTATTTTAGCCTTGAACAGAAATAGCAGCAATGTCTGCTGAGTGGCAGTTGCTGGGGCTGCAGTATTTCTATATATTCTTATGCATCTGCAGCTATTGAGAAATGTTCCCAAGAGTGTAAATTAGGTCAGTGTCCATTAATCTTCTTTCCAGGGAAAGTGAATTAAAAATTCGTAAAGCTTTATCATCAAAGAACAGATATATTTTGCTTGTAGTGCATTTTGTAAGCTTGTATACTTAGTACATACGCAAGTGTATGTAGTGTTTCATATCCCATGTAAAAGTCTAGAGCTACTGCAAGatttaagaggaaaaaatcatACACTCAAGAAATTTAGAGTAAATGTTGAAGAGTTAACATCAAGGCCATATCTATACTACTACTTATGGCAGCAAaagttatgtcgctcaggggcatgaaaaaaacacaccccgaccAAtataagttttgccagcataagtgatattgtgcacagcactatgtcagcaggaggaCTTCTCCCACCAATGTAGCTACCACCGCTCGTTGAGGTGGATTTAttatgtcaacgggagagtggCTACACGAGTAattttacagcagtgcagctgcattggcGCAGCTGTGCTGTTATGAGCTCGCTAGTGTAGTCATGGCCTAGCTCTGCCTCCTTGTGCCTGTGCATGTAAAATATCGGCTCTCTTCTTAGAATTATTTGTACAGCACAAATTTGAATTTCTTACACAAACTTGTGCACAACGAAGTGTGCAATTTTCAAGTGAAACCTGAGGTTTTATGTCTTAATCAGACCTGAAAATCAAGCcaattttgaataaaaataattcataTATATAAATCTTCTTCCAGAAGAGAAGAAGAATCTACTCTTGTATGCTTAGGGAAGGAGTGTCAGTTAGGTGTTAAGATACCATGATGATGATGACCAACATTTAAAAACTATGATAGTTCAGGGAGGACTTGGTGACTTGGAGGACAGTGTTGGAGGTTTTCACTAGCCTTACCTCCTCCTGATTCCCTGGAGGAAAaagtgtttcttttttgtttgttttttcatgtaGCAAAAGAACTTCCAAGCCCTGTCCTCCTGAAGAAGGGTCTCTCTGGGTATCTTGCTGCAGTGCCTCCTggaagttgtagttcaggtgtgTCAAGTTCCTTTTCCCTATTGGCCAGCCTGACTTGGGTTCTCCCATGATACACCACAGTCTCCCTCCTGGAGAGGGAGGAGATGCATCATAGAAGTCCCTGGCCAGGGTGCATCATAGGAGCTTTAGTCTGCCGGGAATCCTAACCCATGGAGGAGAACAGGGACAGGATGTGTCTGAACCtcaattcccatgaggcacctGACTagtatttccaaatcaaaatattttgatttttcaggcttggggtttttttgtttgtttgtttatacaaAACATTGAAATTTTCTACAGAAAGCAAACACTTCATTTTgttaaaaacccaattttccattgaaaatcagttttggcagaacatttttgaccagccctactgACCACTTGTAAGTAAGCTTGCAGAGAAAAGAATATAAACTTCCGAAATTATTTAatcttggtttttaaaaaattatgttctAAATTTACTAATAAATACTAGGAAGCAGTGCTTCTAAAGTGGTCTGACAATCTGCCTGTGTTGTATAGATGTTATTACAGAAATGTAGTCTACCCTCTTTGACACTAAATTATCTCCCTTtgactccctcccccctttttttacaGAATGAGTTCAGGTTACTACAAGAATGTTGTAAAGGTTCAGAAGCATGTTACATTTAACCAAGTGAAGGGAATCTTTGGCTTTACTGACAGTGATTGCATTGGTAAGAGCATGAATATGAGTTACTGGAAAGGACTGCTGTTTGCACTTTGTGTGATTCCAAAGGCACCTTGATTGTGTAAACAGACTAGCACCTGCTGCTCATTGGAAAAACTGACAGGAGAAGCACAAATATCAATATTTTGAACTGCTCACGTAGGATATAGTCCtggagtccttactcaggcaaaacacctTTAGCTACCCTGTAAGTTTTCCCAGTGTAAGGACTGCTGTTTATGGCCTTGATGTCAATGAAGTATGAAATACAGGAGTTGTTGACGTGCATGCAATGTCCACAGTGTAGAGACTAATTCTTTGTGTAATTTACTGCTACAACTCATACCTAATAATAACACTTCTATTGCACTTTCTACCTTAAATGCATTTTCCAAGTCTgtcttttatttttggtttggttttttttaggatAAATTACAGGTTTACTATCTATATTTTTCAGATGGGAAAATAGAGTCCGAAAGacccaattttcagaggtgctgagcagccacagCTTCTGTTGCCCCAGTTGTAGGTCCTTAACACCCCTCACAATAAGGCTCCTGATGGTTTGGGGCTCAAATATGAGATTAggactcaggagttcctggctcccagccctgttcTTGAACTACTAGGTCAGGCCTCTCATGTAGCTTCTCAGAATATGCTGTTAAATTCTGGGATGTGATTCCCACATATTGGCTGGGCTCTGGGTAGGAAAAAACGTGTTTATTATAAACAGCCACTATTATTTATGCTCTGTGGGGACACTGAGCACTCTTTTCCAGTTTGGGGAAATGCACCATTGCCCTTCTTAAATTTGGAGAGCAATTTGGGTCGTGAATCTCTGTCACGGGGGACGGACAAGGAGGTCATACACCCCATCTCCTGTGCTCCTACTGGAGAGGGCAGTAGACATCTTTGGAAGAGTCTGAAGCCTGAGATTTGATGATAGTTACTGTCTTAACGTAGAATGAGCATATTGATAGCAGTGCAGAGTTTTCTTTTCTCCCCATGGCCTGTGAAAGAAGGGAATGAACGGGGATTccgagattccaaggccagaagcggCCAGCCTAACGCCTCATCCTCATGCAGGCTGCAGAATTGCTCTCAGAAGGTggattaaaacatatcttttagaaagacagctATTATCATCTTGCTGAGCCGAATAATTCACTTTTCTATGTGGTGATAGACTAAATACATCTCTATAATACAATTCTTAATTATCTTACTGTAGTGTTAAAGATGCATGTGTTGTATGTAATTGAACTGGCAAGGGGTAAATTAAAATGTTCTAAAATATGTTCTTTCTTAGGAAAGATCAATTTTCCTGCTATCCAAGCTGCTCCATCCTTTAGCTCATCATTTCCACAAATCTTCAAGGACAAGAAAGACATTCAGTGTCTTATCCCATGTGCCATTGATCAGgttagaaattattttattttattttggcatttttaaaatgcctCATCCATCAGACTTTTGTGAGGTGACcaaaaaaatagaaaacatctTTTTCACACGCAGTCTCCTCAGGCAGAAGCTGAGGATATGGATAAGTCTTATACTGTGTCCTAATAGGAATTATACAGGCTGTATCAGCCCAGTAAGCACTTTACTAATTTCCTACTGATTCCCATTAAGTTTTCAACCTGTCATGAAATCAGACTAGTAATCCCTAGTGTGCAAGTGTACATGAATCTATTACAGCCACGTGTAACATGTGGCTcttacagatctcaaagcactacaaagtcagtatcattattcctgTTCTACAAACGGGAAAACTGAACTACAGGAAAGGgaaagtgacttccccaagatcACCTAGCATGTCAGCGTTGAAGAGCCTGGAATAGAGCTCTCATGTCTCCTAAGTCCTAGTCTGGTGATCtttccactagaccacactatATATTACTGATGGGTGGGAATTCCACAGTGTTGCAaatatgcagaattcatgtccccctgcagatttctttgcttccctgcagaaaaatgtctTCTGATGGAGAAGCAAAGGGAATCCGCAAGAATGGtcatgccccccctccccaggagcaTGGGCATGTCAGTTTGGATGCCCGGGGCAGGCAGCGGAGACACAAAtcacccctggggctgggctggtatGTGTGCATGGGGAGACATCAATCACAGCAGGAGCGGGCGGATGGGTATATGCAGGTGAATAAGAGAGGCTCTGTCCCTCTTGCTTGCTATTGCAGTATGCCCTGCGTGGGTGGCAAGGctttggggtgtttctgaggagatGGGTGTGGAACAGGCTCAGTCCCCTTAGGCAGAGCAGACTGCCttcttagtgaattgttcccagtGTTCTTAGCGAATTCCCCGAGGAGTATAATCACaagtgtaaaagttttaaggctcctttacattgccagagtggagTAAAGGACAAtatggccttataaatgcttataGTCTAAAtttagaactggtctaaatttttggactgaaaaatgtTCCAATCAAAATATGCTCTATGAACCATTTAGACTCTATGAACCATTTATGCTCTATGAACCATTCTGGAGAcggtcagtagccaatataaattggTAGGTTGATACTCTAGTactcacttgctcttcagttgcctatgatgtaatACTGAGCGCATGTAtctgttgactaataactagaaataaagagTCAAATTACCATTAGACAAAAGAGGTTTTGGGATATCCTCCAATGCTCCCcattcccattctccatccattatagtttagtttaaatatattaccaaaataattgaaactggcataattatattgtgttattttgacaaataaaatatgcagaattttaaaatattgtgtgcagaatttttaattttttggtgcagaattcccccaggagtaatatacATGTACAGGCACCATGGTTGTCTCTGCCCATGCCTTCAGCACCAAAAGCATAGGCTTCCCTGTGCCACTTACCCATAAGGCTCTCGTACGGCTCGTCTACATGACATGACAATGTGTACTAGAAGatatgatttctaaagtgcactgaTATGCTGAGCGTGAACTGGCCTGTGTTCACCCTGCTTGCATGCACTAAAAGCTCCCTAGTGCGCATAAACATAGTGCTGTGCGTGCTGGGTCAACTCGGTCCAGTTAGTGCACAGCACATTCATGCATTCCAGAAAAAACACACCTCTGGTGAACATGGCTGTGCcacgtagacaagcccatagtcatTAGAGACAGCTGCTAGAAGAGGATTACATGCACCAAGCTATTACATTTACCTCATGTGACTAGGACCCCAGGGGGCCACACTGTGATTGCTCAGTTAGGGCAAATTGCAAAGTATGGGGTAGAcaatccccaaaactggtggttattctatacttagattcaccaagccagcaacaaaaaAGCTTCTACAATaccaaaacacagttcccttaaagcaacccagcctggaactcccacccagacagccaagtcaaatgtgaggaggattactgaaaatcttgtggcatcatataaaaagttctgctaatccaaaggatcagacacactacccccaggttaatgaatatttcagatcttacccaaatacacacttacagccaattttattaactaaactaagatttatttaaaaagaaaagagagaatattGGTTAAAAGAGAATTATATATACCGGCATGAATTCTTAGGTCAGTTTCTAGTGGAGATAGTGAGCTTTAGAGTTTCAGAGAGTCCTTTCCAGAATCAGTTAATCAGGTTATAGTTCAATGTCAAATATCAGGGTGATCTAGAATGGAACTGGAGAcatcagtcttgtgactcaaacttcccctgatgaagcttaagcagatctgagatgaaagggTCAGGGCCCAAGAGTTTTTATAGATCCCTTAACAGCAGGTGTTCCTTGGGTGAAGAATGGTGCCTTTGAAGTAACCTCCTATTGCCTAAACCCCACCGGTAATTAGCTGCATAGATTAATATAAGATAATTACCCATCTTCAGCCATTTACAGGTagtttactacaaacttcaaagagaaataaagatgatGATATTACTACATTCACAGCTTATTTATCTCCTTTTGCTCTCCAAATCAGCATAATGCAGCGAAAGACAAGAACTGTCTATATCTAACAGTATATATGTAAGCACACAAAACACAAGCATTATTTACTAATATGTCTCTGAACGTTGAATCCGGGTCAGTTAGCCTGTTAGATGTACAAGCCTTTCTAGCTCTGTATCACACATCCACATTGTCAGACCACTGCTGTTGGCTCCCTTGTTGAAAGTCTTGTTAAAGATCAAGAAACTAACAGGCATGAAGGCAGCACTACCTACTACATCCTGGAGGAGGTTTCTCTAATTTACAAGCTGTGTATGTTCCCAGGGTACTTTTGATAAGAAGCTTACACTGCTCTTGTCCAGAATTTAAGTGTCCTGCTGATAAATAGCAGACTTCTGTCTCCTGGGCAGTCAAACGTCTTCATTTTCGTAAGTGCTAAGTTCACACAGTTTCTTCTTAAATAAGCAGCTCAGTTTGTTGTGAAAAGATGGACTCTAAAAAGAAACCAGAGATATCGGAAGGGATTTTTCAAAGGGGATTGGAAATGGGCTATTTTGTTACTGGTTGGACTCTGAACCAGGTGAGTTGTAATCAAACAGTTCTGAACTATGTATATTCAATTTTATTCAAGGCTTTTATTGGTGGTTGTTCTAGGATCCTTATTTTAGAATGACAAGGGATGTAGCACCGAGGATTGGATATCTTAAACCAGCCTTATTGCATTCAGTCTTCTTCCCAGCACTGCAAGGAGCACAGACAAAAATGAGTGCTAGTGACCCCAATTCCTCCATCTTCCTCACTGACACACCCAAGCAGATCAAGACAAAGGTAAGAACCTACACAATATGAAAATATGTACAGCACTATATTCAATGGAGTAATTTGCTTGAGTGTTACAATAAGCCCTCTCTTTCTGTTTTGTtgaccttttttttaaacatatcacatcctttttccttttataatgTATTCTAATGTACCTTCAGAGATCGACGGAGTGAGACAAACATAACTAACCTAGTCTGATCTTTTGCCCTGTCAGCTATACTATCAGAATAATATTTAATGTACTAAACATCCTGTTTGTTCATCTGGTGTCTGCAGAGCTTTGCCATAAGAATAAGTCTGTCGATGTCCTGTCTCTACAAATACACAGCAGGTTTCTGTAATTTTAAAGATTGACAACCTGTGATGTAAATCAAACGAAGAGCTCTTGTTCTCTATTGACTACTCCATGGCACCAGATACCACCGTGTTACACAGTGACAGTTGCTAGGCAGGCCAAGCTTTCACTGCGGCTCAGTGGATCTGCTGCTGCTATGCACTTCTCCAGCTAATTAGTTTGTGAACAGAAATATTACAttaaccttttctttaaaaagagtaTCTATCTCCTCTCCAGTGCATCCCCATAACGGCTCTTAATCCTAAAGAAAATCAGGCATTCATAATGACAAGAGACTAAATTAGACTAGGTTTGTTGTATGTgacatggtgcactgtggaatttGCATAAAGAATGAGTCATCTTTAGAATATTCTGAAAACTTTACAAAGTTAGACAAGAGGAAACCTGACTTTTAGGCGTATGATACCCTTGGTTTAGGGGTTGAATATCTACATGTAATAAACCTTCTTGTACATAGAAAGTTGAGTGTTCAGAAAAGGAGTTTCCGGCCCATGTGTAGATTGGTGGGGGTCACTGTAGGTCAAAGCACAGGAAAGATTTGTTGTGTCTTGTAGCTGGTTAGGCGGCATTCCTAACATGTTTGACAAAGTGTCACGAAATGTAGCAGCGATGATCTTtgacatgttttttttttgtgaacaATTAGTATCCCTCATATGAACTGCTGGGTGTATCTTGAGGAAGCAGCGTTTGTTTAGCATTGTGTCCTCTTGCATTTGTGTGTGAAGAATTCCACAATTATGCAGTTTTGTTTTAAGTAGGTAAATTAGCCCTTCTGTTTTATTGGGAGAGGGAAAAAACTCTAATCCCTTGCTTTAAAATAATGATATTCATTTAAATACAATATTGGTAGTTTACCTCCAGTCTCTTGGAGGGTATCAGATATACTCTAGGGGCAATCCAATGTATTGTAAGCAATAAATCCTATTTCTGAACCCAgtaaactggttgaaacaatAATTAAAGGTAGAATTATAAACACCAGATCACAATATGATAGGCATTTCTTCTACAAAGGAAAATTGTGGCTTAGAATAGAAATTTTCTAAAGGAAAACTAATTCATATTCATTTAAACTTTCAAAGGCCTTTGAAAAAGTCCTTTCTAAGAGGCAATTAAGAAGTCATGGAGAGAAAGGCAAAGTACTGTCTGTTGATCAAAAACTGGCTAAGAGACAAAACAGAGCAGGAATAAATGGCAAATTTCCATCATGACAAAAGATTAACAGCAGAGTGCCACAAGATTCTGTACTGGAACTGATTTTTAAtaactttattaatgatctggaaaagagtaTGAGCAATGAGATGGTAAAACTTACAGATGGTGCAAGCAAATTAGGTTAGTCAAgactggaagactgaggagtttGAGACGGACTTAACCAAGTTGGTGAATGGGCAACACTATGGTACATTAAATTCATTGCTGATACATGTAAAGCATAATAATCTCAACTACTTATTCATTTAACTGGATTAACTTCATCAGCTCAGGAAAAAGACCTTCATCATTGTGGACAGCTCAATGAAACCCTATGCTCAATgtgcagaagcagtcaaaaaaaacaaacaatgtttgTACGCTTAAGGAACGAGGGCAGGAATTGTATAGAATATATCAGTATATGAATCAATGGTATGCCCTCAGCTGGAATTCTGCTTTCAGTACTAGTCATCCCTTGTTAGCAAGTATATTGCAAAATTAGATGAGATTCAGAGATTGGAAACATGAATGATTCAGAGCATGAGAAAATTCTCATTTGAAGAATCGAAAGACTGGGATTGTGTGCCTTACTGTGGAGGTACAGAGGAGTAGGGAcgtgataaaagtatataaaataatgaatgttcTAGAAAAGTCAGATTGTGAGCTGCTGTTCAGCCTGTCtcttaacacaagaacaagaggacattccatgaaattgaaaggtggcaaattcaaaattgatttaaaaaaaatgtttacgtTTTCAGACAATGAATAATTAGCACGTGAAACTCATTGCCTCAAGATATCATTTAAGAATCAGCTCTTAGCAAGATTCAAATATGGATTAGACATTTATAGACTAAGAATACCGAGTTATAGCAAATACAGTAAATCCCAAACAGGATATTGTCTGtaaacagaagaaaatgaaaaagggcAAATAGCAAAAATGAAGGTGCTGGACCCTACTCCTTTCCAGCCTTGGTCATTGTTATCTTCagctcctctcttctcctcttgTCGCTCTTGATAGTTGCTAAATCCTACCAGTTTTATTCTCTCTCTAACCTCTCTAAAATCTGTCCACTCCACTCCATTCGCCTTCAAAGTTAATTTCTCAGTGAGGTGAATATAGGATATACCTAATAATGTTGCTGTTGTTTGTATGAAGATAGTTttgtgcaataataataatacatagccTTCCTTACAAATGGTGACAACTGCAGCAGAAAGGACTAGGTGTTAATGAAAATCTGGGTAAATTCTTGATGCGACTTAATTAGACCTAAGGGACCGATTTATGGGTTGATTGTGTGCATCATCATCTTGTCCTGCTGCTCACAGCTTGTCACTCACCTAGTCCTGTCCTCACATTACCTTCTGCATCAGGATCAGGCTTCTTGCCTTGCCTTGAAGGTTCTGCACAAATCTGCTCCTGCTTGCACCTCTACTAGTCTTTAAGGTAGATTGTTTTTTGGATGTAATGTTGATATAAGTGCTTATGGCCCTTCCATATCAACTGTTTATAGTGTAATCCCCATTTGACAGAAGTTATACCATCAAATAATTATGTTGTTCTAGATCAACAAGCATGCCTTCTCTGGAGGTAAAGATACTATTGAAGAACACAGAAAGTATGGGGGTAACTGTGAGGTTGATGTCTCTTACATGTATCTCACCTTCTTCCTTGAAGATGATGACAAACTTGAACAAATGAAGCAGGTAAGGAGCCAACTTAAAGATAATTACTATTTGTCTTTTcatggggagagacccagctaCAATTAAGACCTCCTATTTGAACCTCCTCATGGAAGATATCCATGGTATAATGCTATATCCTCCCTTTTTAAGGGTTTCTCTATCCTAGTTCAACCCTACGAATGATCACAATTTGTGTATGATGGTTGTGGCATTCTCTCCTCACATGTatcactttatttttctttttaaaaagtgaggaaAGACAAACCCCTATATTTTCATGGAGTCTTGTGTAGGAGGATCTCTTCCCTCCCTCTACCCCTTTTTAAATGATACTACTTTGTTTGGCTTTTTTGATATGTTTTCATAAAGTTTTAAGTAGATTGTGCATATTAACCCTATTTATGTAGCGTGCAATGTCTCTAAACTCTTTGTAGCTTCTAAAGCTAGTGAAAAGTTTATGTCAGATACTGATAGTCCTTATAGATGAACACAACTTTTGACATgtttatattagggctgtcgattaattgcagttaactcatgtgtttaactcaaaaaattaactatgattaaaaaaattaatcacactgttaaacaatagaattgaACTGTAttaaatacttttggatgtttttctacattttcaaatatattgaaaatatatgcaaagtgctcactttatatcatttttattacaaatatctccactgtaaaaatgataaacaaaagaaattgtatttttcaattcacctcatacaagtactgtagtgcaatctctatcgtgaaagtgtaacttacaaatgtagattttttttttgttacatgactgcactgaaaaacaaaacaatgtagaactttagagcttagaagtccactcagtgctacttcttgttcagccaatcgctaagacaaacaagttttcttatttacaatgtcacctgaaagtgagaacaggtgttcgcatggcttTTGTAGCCaatgttgcaaggtatttacgtgccagatatgctaaacattggtatgccccttcatgcttcagccaccattccggaggacatgcttccatgctgatgatgt carries:
- the WARS1 gene encoding tryptophan--tRNA ligase, cytoplasmic, producing MADIQNGNSCSSSPLELFERVTAQGEKVRSLKAGKASTDEIDAAVKLLLSLKVTYKTATGQDYKAGSPPVDFSPVSNNGPTTTQDEDFVDPWTVQTSNAKGVDYDKLIVRFGSSKIDKELINRIERVTGKTPHHFLRRGIFFSHRDMNQILDAYENKKHFYLYTGRGPSSEAMHLGHLIPFIFTKWLQEIFNVPLVIQLTDDEKYLWKDLTIDKAYEYAIENAKDIIACGFDINKTFIFSDLDYLGMSSGYYKNVVKVQKHVTFNQVKGIFGFTDSDCIGKINFPAIQAAPSFSSSFPQIFKDKKDIQCLIPCAIDQDPYFRMTRDVAPRIGYLKPALLHSVFFPALQGAQTKMSASDPNSSIFLTDTPKQIKTKINKHAFSGGKDTIEEHRKYGGNCEVDVSYMYLTFFLEDDDKLEQMKQAYTSGALLTGELKKVLIETLQPLIAAHQQRRKQITDEMVKQFMTPRKLAFDF